A window of Fibrobacter sp. UWB11 contains these coding sequences:
- a CDS encoding Rpn family recombination-promoting nuclease/putative transposase, translating into MSQDKMRSRDHDGFFRYVYSVPKNAKALLNICRKDNGNLDRVLAEVDLDSLVRLPDTYSEVGERGEADIAFKAHLSGGGEINVGILLEHKSKQEKSVLNQVGRYALRVIMDHEDEVFSWIPTKAIIIYNGPTGWDPLAEFRKKARAKFQGNELPFECVLVNLAAADDIACVESESPAAAVGVMAMKYAFSPEGFKAAIPNVETILRKMPSDEQATLIEKIILYLGEYIDESTVEDLQMAWKSIGQRMGFVSAGDARRAAEKASLEKGLEKGFDNALDVMRQLGIPEEKIQEAKAMQEKASNK; encoded by the coding sequence ATGAGTCAAGATAAAATGCGGTCGCGCGACCACGACGGATTTTTCCGTTATGTCTATAGCGTTCCCAAAAATGCCAAGGCGTTGCTGAACATTTGCCGCAAGGACAACGGCAATCTCGACAGAGTCCTTGCCGAAGTGGACTTGGATTCGCTTGTGCGTCTGCCGGACACTTACAGCGAAGTTGGCGAACGCGGCGAAGCTGACATCGCGTTCAAGGCTCATCTTTCGGGCGGCGGCGAAATCAATGTCGGCATCCTTTTGGAACACAAGTCCAAACAGGAGAAAAGCGTACTCAATCAAGTCGGACGTTACGCTCTTCGGGTCATCATGGATCACGAAGACGAAGTGTTCAGCTGGATTCCGACAAAGGCGATTATCATCTACAACGGCCCTACCGGATGGGATCCTTTGGCGGAATTTCGCAAAAAGGCGCGTGCTAAATTTCAGGGGAACGAACTTCCTTTTGAGTGCGTGCTTGTGAATCTTGCCGCAGCTGATGATATTGCCTGTGTTGAATCCGAATCCCCTGCGGCGGCAGTCGGGGTGATGGCGATGAAGTACGCTTTCAGCCCTGAAGGTTTTAAGGCGGCTATCCCGAATGTCGAAACTATACTTCGAAAAATGCCTAGCGACGAGCAGGCTACCCTTATCGAAAAAATCATATTATATTTGGGAGAGTATATTGACGAAAGTACCGTGGAGGATCTTCAGATGGCATGGAAAAGTATCGGACAGAGGATGGGCTTTGTAAGCGCCGGGGATGCTCGCCGTGCCGCTGAAAAAGCTAGTCTTGAAAAAGGACTCGAAAAGGGTTTCGACAATGCTTTGGATGTTATGCGCCAACTTGGAATTCCTGAAGAAAAGATTCAGGAAGCCAAAGCGATGCAGGAAAAAGCGTCAAATAAATGA